In Streptomyces dengpaensis, the following proteins share a genomic window:
- a CDS encoding DUF5999 family protein — MCMHTPKCPTVDSPDREAAHTVAGHPEQGWSLLCNGVLLFEDTGELLPDGQIIAPRRLTAV; from the coding sequence CTGTGCATGCACACGCCGAAGTGCCCCACCGTCGACAGCCCCGACCGCGAGGCCGCCCACACCGTGGCCGGCCACCCGGAGCAGGGCTGGAGCCTGCTGTGCAACGGGGTCCTCCTCTTCGAGGACACCGGCGAGCTGCTCCCCGACGGCCAGATCATCGCCCCGCGCCGACTCACGGCGGTCTGA